The segment CAATTAGATCAGGAGCTTGATGCAAAGAGAGTGGTGTTCAGAACCAAGAGGAACTTACTCACCGCCTCTGGAAATGACAAGAAAGACAGTGAACCCAAAGGGCTTGTGGAGTACCATGCCCGTGTTTCTTATTGTCTCTGAAGCCGTCAGAAGTCTCCTTAGGTGCCACCaaatctattaaaaaacaaaattcaactgagtaaatttaaagatcAAATTGGCCTTTATTCAACGATTCATTAATCAGGGAGCATCCTATTTAacaaatagaaaggagctccaaagagCTGCATAGAATGAAAGGCTGTTATAGACAGAAGGAGGCAGGGACTGGCATAAAGTAGATTATCTTATCTTTCTTTGGGGGATGGAAGGGTTCTATAAGGTGGATTATCTCACTACTGCTGACCAGGAAATTCCAGATGGACTGGTTAAGATTACATTCCTGGGGGGGGTTGAAGCTGCAGTTGGGTTAGAGTATTAGGTTTCAGTTGGGTGAAATGCACTTAGCACATGTGACTCCATTTTGGACCGTTGTCTCTTTTCTAACAAGCACAATGACCTGACTTAcagatattgtgaaatgattgccataagtttagttaacatccatcattcTCATgtagatataaaaaaaaaagaagaaaaagaaaaaatatattcttttccttgtgatgaaaACTCAGGATTTGCTCTCTTAACAACTTCCAAATATAATAGACAGTAAAGTTAACTacagtcatcatgttgtacattacatccctagtacttatttatcttataactgaaagtttgcaccttttttttttttgctattgagttattgagttctttatatattttggatgttaaccctttatcagatatatggtttgcaaatacttttttccCACCTCATAGGTTCCCTTTTTGTTTggctgatcatttcttttgctgtgcagctttttagtttgatatagtcccacttgtttattttttatttcgtTGCTTGTGCTTTAGATATCATATCCACAAAGTCATTGCCGAGATCCAggtcaaggagcttttttctgttttcttctaggagtattttggtttccagtcttacatttaagtgttTAATCTATTTGAGGTTAAtctttgtgagtggtgtaaggtAGGGTCTAGTTTCATTACACATAAGCCTTTTGTTGGCGTTTCTGTATGTATACTCTGGCATTCTGTGTCTTTAGatgtaattttacttatttatcctcACTGAATATTTTACTCTGTCTTTTCCCAATGTCTTTGTATGTATGTTTacatactttcttttcctttttcacacAACTTCACATACATCAGGTGTTTTGACGGCAATGGAGGCAATCACTGCTGCGGATTCTATCATGACTATCAGCTTCAGTATGCCTGGAATGTTGAGAGTATTATGGCTGAGTAAGAAGGTGGCTGCAAAGAGAATATAACATGTTCAGTTTGGTTGGGCCTTTGGTCTGTGTTTGCTACTAGGAGGGCTGAATGAATGGGAGCTGTCCAGTAAGCAGATCACCAATGACCTGCCCAGGGCTCGGGACCATTCTGTGAAGCTAGCTAGGACTGGGAGTGGTGACAGGGAGAGAACACTTTCTTATTCTTTGACGATCATCCTGGAGGTGTTCATcccacaggagaagaaaaagccaGCCTTGTAGAATTGTGGGCAAGGTAAAGTCATGTTTTGCAATGACTTGGGCACCTGTAACCTGATCAGGatcaggaatgaagaaaatatttagggCACATGGAAGGAAAGGGATGGAAGAGTTGATATTTGTGTCTGTATATCCTTTTTTGTGTGTAAGAGTGGATACGTAGAAATTGGTGTATGGTAGCAATTTTGAAatacatgcatgcatatacaGTAAACTCTATTTTTTTGAATTGTGCCTACGTTTTTTGGCTGACACCAGAGAttctatttattgattgatttccTTTTCCCACCAAGAGTATCTTGCCACTGGTATCCATTATAATTCTTACAATATATGAAGTCAACTTAAAAATTAGCTATgtcataaataaaaaggaaaataataggcTTTCACTAACCAATAATTCATGATTTCTCAAATTATCCGAGTTTAGCTACCCACTGCCTCTTCTCTGTTAGGGCAATATGGTCCATAGCAAATTTTAAATGCCAGCGTAGTTTCACTCTACTTGTCAGAACTGTTATGGCAGCCTTCTGCTGTTATTGCTTGGGGGTATGCTCAGAAATTTAAGTACATTGTGGTATTTTTCCAAGCAAAACATAATTTAAGACAAATCTACTACCAAAAAATCACATATAttagagcaaaataaaaattatttggagaTTTCCCATATTGTTGCTCCCCTCTGTTGGTGTTAATAGTTGAGAAATGACTGTGCCCTTGAAATCAACCTTCAGCCATTAGACCAAAGCCGGTAATAGCAACTAAGGCCCAATGTTAAGAACTGCTGATTATATGACGCTTTGTGTTCCCTGTAGAGTTCACATGAAATAAAGTAGGCAAGCAGGTGCACTTTGAGTACTTCTCCATGGCCTTGCAGGAGCAGTTCTTTGTGTTTCGAGATATGACTGTGCATGTGTTATCGTGTTTACTTCTCTTTCTTGGGAATTAGACTTGACTTGTTTATCATGCTATATCAGCTGTCATATGCTTCATTCTTCCTTGAGTGAATTTATGTATACAACTACAGTTTTTAAGACTAGCATCGAAACAAAAAGTTTGAATGGTCAAATATTGAAGGCACATGTAACAGGTTTCTTTACACTAGAAGGTGGGCATAGTCTGCTGTATTTAAATATGCTCTCATCTCTATCAAAGTACTTTCTGAAAACACGTTTTGCACATTTAACCGTAAGGTTTCCCTTCTTTTGTGTGTTCCTAAGGACTACTGAGGGTATTTAGACAACTGGTTGGAAATGTATCTATTCTGGTATGTGTCCCATTCTATTTTCAAAGAAACCAGAATTTGTTACAAGTTTCAGAGAGAAAATCTCTATATGTAGCCACACTCTCAGTGCCCTGGAGTGTATTTACACCATTAGGAGTCTTAATTCCTTCTTTACTATCCTGTTTGTGGACTGAAAAAGCTAAGTAAGCATGGAGATAACACTTTCCTGTCCTGGGGGCAGAAATGTGTGAAAAGATGAAGGGTATTTAACCTCTTAGGTCTACTGCTTCTGATTGTTGAGGCTGAGAAAATTCCGTAAAGCACTTTTCAGTAGAACTGTTCACCATATTAgaatctctcttttcctttgcagACCCTTCATGTGGCCTTTTTTAATATGCGTTTGAAACAGAGAGTTATGTGTAGAAGTTGAAAATGCCTGGAAGATTTCTGGTCTCTGTCactccttttcctgcctttttgcACCTCTGCCTGATTTGGATGATGTGACATTCAGCGGGACACCTTAACCGAAGTCGTTCTTCAAcgagacatctggccaaagattGTGTAGTAATTCAAGATGGCGAGTCAACCGCCAGAAGATGCCGCAGAGTCTCAGGGGTCTGACGAGCTCGAGTGTAAGATCTGTTATAATCGATACAATCTGAAGCAGAGGAAACCCAAAGTGCTGGAGTGTTGTCACAGGGTGTGTGCCAAATGCCTCTACAAGATCATAGACTTTGGGGATTCCCCCCAAGGCGTCATCGTCTGTCCTTTCTGCAGGTTCGAGACGTGCCTGCCTGATGACGAAGTTAGTAGCCTGCCCGATGACAACAACATCCTTGTAAACTTGACTTGTGGAGGCAAAGGCAAGAAGTGCCTGCCAGAGAACCCCACCGAGCTGCTGCTGACCCCCAAGAGGCTGGCCTCTCTCGTCAGCCCTTCTCACACTTCCTCCAACTGCCTGGTTATCACCATCATGGAGGTGCAGAGAGAGAGCTC is part of the Equus caballus isolate H_3958 breed thoroughbred chromosome 20, TB-T2T, whole genome shotgun sequence genome and harbors:
- the RNF182 gene encoding E3 ubiquitin-protein ligase RNF182, translated to MASQPPEDAAESQGSDELECKICYNRYNLKQRKPKVLECCHRVCAKCLYKIIDFGDSPQGVIVCPFCRFETCLPDDEVSSLPDDNNILVNLTCGGKGKKCLPENPTELLLTPKRLASLVSPSHTSSNCLVITIMEVQRESSPSLSSTPVVEFYRPASFDSVTTVSHNWTVWNCTSLLFQTSVRVLVWLLGLLYFSSLPLGIYLLVSKKVTLGVVFVSLVPSSLVILMVYGFCQCVCHEFLDCMTPSS